The proteins below are encoded in one region of Myxococcaceae bacterium JPH2:
- the tig gene encoding trigger factor — protein sequence MKVQVEELSPIEKKLSIEVDTARVAEELTRAYTALGRQVKLPGFRPGKVPRRILEQRFREQVEDDVIQRVVQTSYLEAVRAHKVEAVSSPQVTNSGLKPDAPFAYEARVEVKPKVEAKEYDALPLAKVDTAVADAQVDEQLERMRQSQGRVEAVTDRDVAAAGDQVTIDFEATVDGNAFEGSKAEGIGVQVRPGELIQGSIEALAGVKVGESKDIDYTFPADYQAEDVRGKTARFHITVKALQKMVLPALDDAFAQGTGMAQTADELRTKLRADMEKARKAQAQQDEREALIKVLIDRNAFEVPRAMVERAIDSMLDGALRQMARQGIDPRRLNLDFNRLRDEMREKAVQEVKGTLLFEAVAQKEGIQSTDADVEKRIEELAAEANQPVAQVKKYFKGEDERLGLSLRLREEKTIEFLKGRAKYS from the coding sequence ATGAAGGTCCAGGTCGAGGAGCTCTCTCCCATCGAGAAGAAGCTCTCCATCGAGGTCGACACCGCCCGCGTGGCGGAAGAGCTCACCCGCGCGTATACCGCGCTCGGCCGGCAGGTGAAGCTGCCTGGCTTCCGCCCGGGCAAGGTTCCCCGTCGCATCCTGGAGCAGCGCTTCCGGGAGCAGGTCGAGGACGACGTCATCCAGCGCGTGGTGCAGACCTCGTATCTGGAGGCCGTGCGCGCCCACAAGGTGGAGGCCGTGTCCTCGCCGCAGGTGACCAACTCGGGCCTCAAGCCGGACGCGCCGTTCGCCTATGAGGCGCGCGTCGAGGTGAAGCCCAAGGTCGAGGCGAAGGAGTACGACGCCCTGCCGCTCGCCAAGGTGGACACCGCCGTGGCCGACGCGCAGGTCGACGAGCAGCTCGAGCGCATGCGCCAGTCGCAGGGTCGCGTGGAGGCCGTCACGGATCGCGACGTCGCCGCCGCGGGTGATCAGGTCACCATCGACTTCGAGGCGACGGTGGACGGCAATGCCTTCGAGGGCAGCAAGGCCGAGGGCATTGGCGTGCAGGTGCGGCCCGGTGAGCTCATCCAGGGCAGCATCGAGGCGCTCGCGGGCGTGAAGGTCGGCGAGTCCAAGGATATCGACTACACCTTCCCGGCCGACTACCAGGCCGAGGACGTTCGCGGGAAGACGGCGCGCTTCCACATCACCGTCAAGGCGCTGCAGAAGATGGTCCTCCCCGCGCTCGACGACGCGTTCGCCCAGGGCACGGGCATGGCTCAGACGGCGGATGAGCTGCGCACGAAGCTGCGCGCGGACATGGAGAAGGCCCGCAAGGCGCAGGCCCAGCAGGACGAGCGCGAGGCGCTCATCAAGGTCCTCATCGATCGCAACGCGTTCGAGGTCCCGCGCGCCATGGTCGAGCGCGCCATCGACTCGATGCTGGATGGAGCCCTGCGCCAGATGGCGCGCCAGGGAATCGATCCGCGCCGCCTCAACCTGGACTTCAACCGCCTGCGCGACGAGATGCGCGAGAAGGCCGTCCAGGAAGTGAAGGGGACGCTGCTCTTCGAGGCGGTTGCCCAGAAGGAGGGCATCCAGTCGACCGATGCGGACGTGGAGAAGCGCATCGAGGAACTCGCCGCGGAGGCGAACCAGCCCGTGGCCCAGGTGAAGAAGTACTTCAAGGGCGAGGACGAGCGGCTGGGGTTGTCTCTGCGACTCCGAGAGGAAAAGACGATTGAATTCCTGAAGGGCCGAGCGAAGTATTCCTGA
- the bet gene encoding phage recombination protein Bet — MTVTEVNAKTEAAVASSNPWSRERVELIKRTICPRGIGEDEFALFIEQCKRSGLDPLLKEAFCVARRQNTGTRERPNWTTKYEFQPSEAGMLARAERFPDFKGIQASAVFAEDEIIVDQGKGEVVHRFNPAKRKGALVGAWSRVVRDAKLPVVVWLDFSGYVQQTPLWARIPTTMIEKCARVAVLRKAYPEAFGGLYVREEMPADEFESLHDEPAPASGTYEVLGAKPGPVKASFSPLPLTPPTQDEAEAARLSVDVPLAPVAERTSSVLVAFGPHKGKTTTELTDSELTETIDLAHEKLMEQPKARWAKAMRENLTALEAETELRFHGPTPKSTSASAQGA; from the coding sequence ATGACCGTGACGGAAGTGAATGCGAAGACGGAGGCCGCGGTGGCCTCGAGCAATCCGTGGAGCCGGGAGCGCGTGGAGCTGATCAAGCGCACCATCTGCCCCCGGGGCATTGGCGAGGATGAGTTCGCCCTCTTCATCGAGCAGTGCAAGCGCAGCGGGTTGGATCCGCTGCTCAAGGAGGCCTTCTGCGTGGCGCGCCGGCAGAACACCGGCACTCGCGAGCGGCCCAACTGGACGACCAAGTACGAGTTCCAGCCGTCCGAGGCCGGCATGCTCGCCCGGGCCGAGCGCTTCCCGGACTTCAAGGGCATCCAGGCGAGCGCGGTGTTCGCCGAGGATGAGATCATCGTCGACCAGGGCAAGGGCGAGGTGGTGCATCGCTTCAACCCGGCCAAGCGCAAGGGCGCGCTCGTTGGAGCGTGGTCGCGCGTGGTCCGCGACGCGAAGCTCCCTGTCGTGGTGTGGCTCGACTTCTCTGGATACGTGCAGCAGACGCCGCTGTGGGCGCGCATCCCCACCACGATGATCGAGAAGTGCGCCCGCGTGGCGGTGCTCCGCAAGGCGTATCCCGAGGCCTTCGGCGGCCTGTACGTCCGTGAGGAGATGCCCGCCGACGAGTTTGAGTCACTGCACGACGAGCCCGCGCCCGCGTCGGGGACCTATGAAGTGCTCGGCGCGAAGCCGGGGCCAGTGAAGGCCTCCTTCTCTCCCCTGCCGCTCACGCCACCGACCCAGGATGAGGCCGAGGCCGCGCGACTCTCCGTGGACGTGCCGTTGGCGCCTGTAGCGGAGCGAACGAGTTCCGTCCTGGTCGCGTTCGGGCCACACAAGGGAAAGACGACCACGGAGCTGACGGACTCCGAGCTGACCGAGACCATCGATCTGGCGCACGAGAAGCTGATGGAGCAACCCAAGGCACGCTGGGCCAAGGCGATGCGCGAGAACCTCACGGCCCTGGAGGCTGAGACAGAGCTGCGCTTCCACGGCCCCACGCCGAAGAGCACCAGCGCGAGCGCACAGGGCGCCTGA
- the rdgB gene encoding RdgB/HAM1 family non-canonical purine NTP pyrophosphatase — translation MTKARLLFATTNAGKLAELRKLVGDAVDVVSLADLPPIPEPVEDSDTFEGNALKKARAYSEATGMPALADDSGLCVDALDGRPGVLSARYAPGSDKDRYEKLLAELQGVPDAKRTASFVCVLALVTPSGEARIEHGRCDGHIGHVPRGTHGFGYQPVFLAEGLGGRSMAEMTPDEKTAVSHRARAFAKMRPALLAL, via the coding sequence ATGACGAAGGCGCGGCTGCTCTTCGCCACGACGAACGCGGGGAAGCTCGCCGAGCTGCGCAAGCTGGTGGGGGACGCGGTGGACGTGGTGTCCCTGGCGGACCTGCCGCCCATTCCGGAGCCGGTGGAGGACTCGGACACCTTCGAGGGCAACGCGCTGAAGAAGGCGCGAGCGTACTCGGAGGCGACGGGGATGCCCGCGCTCGCGGATGACTCGGGGCTCTGCGTGGATGCGCTGGACGGGCGGCCCGGGGTGTTGTCCGCGCGGTATGCGCCGGGCAGCGACAAGGACCGTTACGAGAAGCTGCTCGCGGAGCTGCAGGGCGTGCCGGATGCGAAGCGCACGGCGTCCTTCGTGTGCGTGCTGGCGTTGGTGACGCCCTCGGGCGAGGCGCGTATCGAGCACGGCCGGTGCGATGGGCACATTGGCCACGTCCCTCGGGGGACGCACGGCTTCGGGTACCAGCCGGTGTTCCTGGCGGAGGGGCTGGGGGGACGCTCGATGGCGGAGATGACCCCGGATGAAAAGACGGCGGTGTCGCACCGTGCTCGGGCCTTCGCGAAGATGCGGCCCGCGCTGCTGGCGCTGTGA
- the rph gene encoding ribonuclease PH has translation MRSFNRGALDLRPVILTPGVNRYAEGSVQVEFGHTKVLVTCSVEDRVPPHLMGKGSGWVTAEYGMLPRSTHTRSNREAAKGKQAGRTMEIQRLIGRSLRAAVDLTTLGVRTLTLDCDVIQADGGTRTASITGAYVALSLALRALHKQGSLSKLPKLTPLAAVSVGVVNGEVRVDLDYEEDSSAEVDLNLVATEDGRIVEVQGTAEHKLFERKTLDAMLDGGMAAIKQLAAAQAKVLG, from the coding sequence GTGCGTTCCTTCAACCGCGGTGCGCTGGACCTTCGCCCTGTCATCCTGACCCCTGGCGTGAACCGTTATGCCGAGGGCTCCGTGCAGGTGGAGTTCGGCCACACGAAGGTGCTCGTCACCTGCTCGGTGGAGGACCGGGTTCCGCCCCACTTGATGGGCAAGGGCTCCGGCTGGGTGACGGCCGAGTACGGGATGCTCCCGCGCTCCACGCACACGCGCAGCAACCGCGAGGCGGCGAAGGGGAAGCAGGCCGGCCGCACCATGGAGATTCAGCGGCTCATCGGGCGCTCGCTGCGCGCGGCGGTGGACCTGACCACCCTGGGCGTGCGGACCCTCACCCTGGACTGTGACGTCATCCAGGCGGATGGCGGGACGCGGACGGCCTCCATCACGGGCGCCTACGTGGCGCTGTCCCTGGCGCTGCGCGCGCTGCACAAGCAGGGCTCGCTGTCGAAGCTGCCCAAGCTGACGCCGCTGGCCGCGGTGTCCGTGGGCGTGGTGAACGGCGAGGTTCGGGTGGACCTGGACTATGAGGAGGACTCGTCGGCGGAGGTGGACTTGAACCTCGTGGCCACCGAGGACGGCCGCATCGTCGAGGTGCAGGGCACGGCCGAGCACAAGCTCTTCGAGCGCAAGACGCTGGACGCGATGCTCGATGGGGGCATGGCGGCCATCAAGCAGCTCGCCGCCGCGCAGGCCAAGGTGCTGGGATGA
- a CDS encoding N-acetylmuramoyl-L-alanine amidase — protein sequence MSPRRTVSLLVLLWLSLVPDLAGAKERAARIVIDPGHGGAKEGAHGPGTFLEKDMALQVALKLRDKLEAAGAEVFLTRDSDALLALSARVEFSNQHQPDLFVSIHANSMPTKRLRARTDGIETYFLSANASGEAARAVADRENAEAPTAKASRGGSTLAFILDDLVRTEAHSDSSRLAYAIHPRLVARTGAGDRGVQQAPFFVLMGVEAPAVLVEVGFISHPEEGARLSRGDYQDKLAAAISDGVLAFLRETRKRDASHAEPMAGTPAP from the coding sequence ATGTCGCCGCGCCGTACCGTCTCCCTCCTCGTGCTGTTGTGGCTGAGCCTCGTCCCGGACCTCGCGGGGGCGAAGGAGCGCGCCGCACGCATCGTCATCGACCCTGGACATGGCGGAGCCAAGGAGGGGGCCCACGGTCCGGGGACCTTCCTCGAGAAGGACATGGCGCTGCAGGTCGCGCTGAAGCTGCGCGACAAGCTGGAGGCGGCGGGGGCCGAGGTCTTCCTCACCCGTGACAGCGACGCGCTGCTCGCGCTGTCCGCGCGCGTGGAGTTCAGCAACCAGCATCAGCCGGACCTGTTCGTCTCCATCCACGCCAACTCCATGCCCACCAAGCGGCTGCGCGCGCGCACGGATGGCATCGAGACGTACTTCCTGTCCGCCAACGCATCCGGCGAGGCGGCTCGGGCGGTGGCGGATCGCGAGAACGCGGAGGCGCCCACGGCGAAGGCTTCGCGTGGGGGCTCGACGCTGGCGTTCATCCTGGATGACCTGGTGCGCACGGAGGCGCACTCGGATTCATCGCGGCTGGCCTATGCCATCCACCCACGGCTGGTGGCTCGCACCGGGGCAGGGGACCGGGGTGTGCAGCAGGCGCCGTTCTTCGTCCTCATGGGCGTGGAGGCGCCGGCGGTCCTCGTCGAGGTGGGCTTCATCTCCCATCCCGAGGAGGGCGCCCGCCTGAGTCGTGGGGACTACCAGGACAAGCTGGCCGCGGCCATCTCGGACGGGGTGTTGGCGTTCCTGCGAGAGACGCGGAAGCGCGACGCCAGCCATGCCGAACCCATGGCCGGCACACCGGCACCCTGA
- the selD gene encoding selenide, water dikinase SelD, with protein MADAKPVRPKRLTELSHCAGUAAKLRPADLAQVLRHLKTVKTPQALVGFSTHDDAAVYRLTPGLAVVETVDFFPPVVDDPFQFGAIAAANALSDIYAMGAKPVFALNLVGFPDGVPMKVLSRILAGGQSKADEAGIPILGGHSIRDPEPKYGMAVTGVVHPKKVLTNAGAKPGDVLLLTKPLGSGIATTAIKRGEASREMTRRVVALMSTLNKAAGEVFASGRFKVNALTDVTGFGLLGHLLEMMTGAKARAVLDLERIPLIAGVPALAEQGVVPGGTKSNLAHVKKKVRFPEGLPEPIQWVLADAQTNGGLLASVPARHALKALTALEKAGVDAALIGEVQAGRPGIDVIG; from the coding sequence ATGGCGGACGCGAAGCCGGTGAGGCCCAAACGCCTCACCGAATTGAGTCACTGCGCGGGTTGAGCTGCGAAGCTGCGGCCCGCGGATCTGGCGCAGGTCCTGCGCCACCTGAAGACTGTGAAGACTCCTCAAGCGCTGGTGGGTTTCTCGACCCACGACGATGCGGCCGTCTATCGCCTCACGCCCGGCCTGGCCGTGGTGGAGACGGTCGACTTCTTCCCGCCCGTGGTGGACGACCCGTTTCAGTTTGGTGCGATCGCCGCGGCGAACGCGCTGTCGGACATCTACGCCATGGGCGCTAAGCCCGTGTTCGCGCTCAACCTCGTCGGGTTCCCGGACGGCGTGCCGATGAAGGTCCTGTCGCGCATCCTCGCGGGCGGTCAGTCCAAGGCGGACGAGGCGGGCATCCCCATCCTCGGCGGCCACAGCATCCGGGACCCCGAGCCGAAGTACGGCATGGCCGTCACGGGCGTGGTCCACCCCAAGAAGGTGCTGACCAACGCGGGCGCGAAGCCGGGGGACGTGCTGCTGCTGACGAAGCCGCTGGGCTCGGGCATCGCGACCACGGCCATCAAGCGCGGCGAGGCCTCGCGCGAGATGACCCGGCGCGTGGTGGCGCTGATGTCCACGCTGAACAAGGCGGCGGGCGAGGTGTTCGCGTCCGGACGCTTCAAGGTGAACGCGCTCACGGACGTGACGGGCTTCGGGCTGTTGGGGCACCTGCTGGAGATGATGACGGGCGCCAAGGCTCGCGCGGTGCTGGACCTGGAGCGCATCCCGCTCATCGCGGGCGTTCCCGCGCTGGCCGAGCAGGGCGTGGTGCCGGGAGGAACCAAGTCCAACCTGGCCCACGTGAAGAAGAAGGTGCGCTTCCCCGAGGGACTGCCCGAGCCCATCCAGTGGGTGCTCGCGGACGCGCAGACCAACGGCGGCCTGCTGGCCAGCGTGCCGGCGCGCCATGCCCTCAAGGCGCTGACGGCGCTGGAGAAGGCGGGCGTGGACGCGGCGCTCATCGGCGAGGTCCAGGCGGGACGTCCCGGGATTGACGTCATCGGCTGA
- a CDS encoding DUF4388 domain-containing protein — protein sequence MSTPSGSAAKSYALKFISGKYQGGEFPLKLDKQIVVGRSSELDMVLVEDMVSRKHAKILFSDGKITIEDLGSTNGTFVNGEKVKQARLKEGDRILIGTSILKLVHQGAEGASVDEGMAMKKLEEAAAAQAARTTKASSMTGKIEEIPLPDLLQLFHTSKKNGVLVVTNQQEGKIYLRQGRVYYAVIDENHNLGPQKSFNRIVTWEQGDFELRAADSQEFMVELDSSTEALLMDALRQLDEFKRIQSQLPALASPLRLPQPLTAPLKELTPELMDVLQLVHNHGSLSGVLDHSDGDDVVTAEAVVQLIKRDYVRAE from the coding sequence GTGAGCACTCCGAGCGGTTCGGCGGCGAAGTCCTACGCCCTCAAGTTCATCTCCGGGAAGTACCAGGGCGGAGAGTTCCCTCTGAAGTTGGACAAGCAGATCGTCGTGGGGCGGTCCAGCGAGTTGGACATGGTCCTCGTGGAGGACATGGTCTCGCGCAAGCACGCGAAGATTCTCTTCTCCGACGGGAAGATCACCATCGAGGACCTGGGCTCCACCAACGGGACCTTCGTCAACGGTGAGAAGGTCAAGCAGGCGCGCCTGAAGGAAGGGGATCGCATCCTCATCGGCACGTCCATCCTCAAGCTCGTGCACCAGGGCGCCGAGGGCGCCAGCGTGGACGAGGGCATGGCCATGAAGAAGCTGGAGGAGGCCGCCGCCGCCCAGGCCGCGCGCACCACCAAGGCCAGCTCGATGACGGGGAAGATTGAAGAGATTCCCCTGCCGGACCTGCTCCAGCTCTTCCACACGTCCAAGAAGAACGGCGTGCTGGTGGTGACGAACCAGCAGGAAGGGAAGATCTACCTGCGCCAGGGCCGCGTCTACTACGCGGTCATCGACGAGAACCACAACCTGGGGCCGCAGAAGAGCTTCAACCGCATCGTCACCTGGGAGCAGGGCGACTTCGAGCTGCGCGCCGCGGACAGCCAGGAGTTCATGGTGGAGCTGGACTCGTCCACCGAGGCGCTCCTCATGGACGCCCTGCGCCAGCTCGACGAGTTCAAGCGCATCCAGTCGCAGCTGCCGGCCCTGGCCTCGCCGCTGCGGCTTCCGCAGCCCCTCACCGCGCCGCTGAAGGAGCTCACGCCCGAGCTGATGGACGTGCTCCAGCTGGTGCACAACCACGGCTCGCTGAGCGGGGTGTTGGACCACTCGGATGGCGATGACGTGGTGACGGCCGAGGCCGTGGTGCAGCTCATCAAGCGCGACTACGTGCGCGCGGAGTAG
- a CDS encoding tetratricopeptide repeat protein, with protein MEEALKQLLTLGRGYFEKKQYAQAEPYLAKVVEQNPTFADVYNMLGIIYHDQGQFARAQRAFESALRLNPAYTEAALNLAVIYNDMGKYAEAKEVYQAALARQKGSPDDLDPYVMKKVANMYADIGDVFASGGFWSRAIDEYRRALALFPEFVDIRLKLGNALRDAGDNDAALSEYEQVIAQNPAYIPGRINYGIALYSAGRRDEAVQVWQDVLVRSPGNKSAQMYLNLVKEPGKAEQVG; from the coding sequence ATGGAAGAAGCCCTCAAGCAGCTATTGACCCTCGGCCGCGGCTACTTCGAGAAGAAGCAGTACGCGCAGGCCGAGCCGTATCTCGCGAAGGTTGTCGAGCAGAATCCGACGTTCGCGGACGTCTACAACATGCTCGGCATCATCTACCACGACCAGGGGCAGTTCGCCCGGGCGCAGCGGGCGTTCGAGTCCGCGCTGAGGCTCAATCCGGCCTACACCGAGGCGGCGCTCAACCTGGCGGTCATCTACAACGACATGGGCAAGTACGCCGAGGCGAAGGAGGTCTATCAGGCCGCCCTCGCACGGCAGAAGGGCAGCCCGGATGACCTCGACCCCTACGTGATGAAGAAGGTCGCGAACATGTACGCCGACATCGGCGACGTGTTCGCCTCCGGCGGCTTCTGGTCGCGGGCCATCGACGAGTACCGTCGCGCGCTCGCGCTGTTCCCCGAGTTCGTCGACATCCGCCTGAAGCTCGGCAACGCCCTGCGGGACGCGGGCGACAACGACGCCGCGCTGTCCGAGTACGAGCAGGTCATCGCTCAGAATCCGGCGTACATCCCAGGTCGCATCAACTACGGGATTGCGCTCTACTCCGCGGGGCGCCGCGACGAGGCGGTGCAGGTCTGGCAGGACGTGCTGGTGCGGAGTCCTGGCAACAAGAGCGCGCAGATGTACCTCAACCTGGTGAAGGAGCCGGGGAAGGCCGAGCAGGTAGGTTGA
- the bamD gene encoding outer membrane protein assembly factor BamD → MRSVVACLTTLLLLTSGCAALTQGPAGEPNYATQADANLALGEKAMEDKDLLKAEKYFEYVRTKFPYLEAAREAELRLADVDFAREMFPEARDKYDAFIKLHPTHAKVDYAAYRAALTYVQEYPSEFFALPPSKEKDQKAIHDALSAMTDFLRQYPDSSYAKDAKAAADDARKRLAEHELYVAAFYAKREHWPAVAQRLEGLLKNYPGTQYEEQALFDLHDAYLKMKDATRAQETLRQVVKRMPGTPAAERAQRMLGP, encoded by the coding sequence ATGCGCTCTGTCGTCGCCTGTCTGACCACCCTGTTGCTGCTGACCTCCGGCTGTGCCGCTCTCACCCAGGGCCCCGCTGGCGAGCCGAACTACGCCACCCAGGCGGATGCGAACCTGGCCCTGGGCGAGAAGGCCATGGAGGACAAGGACCTCCTCAAGGCGGAAAAGTACTTCGAGTACGTCCGCACCAAGTTCCCCTACCTGGAGGCCGCCCGCGAGGCGGAGCTGCGGCTGGCGGACGTGGACTTCGCTCGCGAGATGTTCCCGGAAGCCCGCGACAAGTACGACGCCTTCATCAAGCTGCACCCCACGCACGCGAAGGTGGACTACGCGGCGTACCGCGCGGCGCTCACCTACGTGCAGGAGTACCCCTCCGAGTTCTTCGCGCTGCCCCCGTCGAAAGAGAAGGACCAGAAGGCCATCCACGACGCGCTCTCCGCGATGACGGACTTCCTGCGGCAGTACCCGGACTCGTCCTACGCGAAGGACGCGAAGGCGGCCGCGGACGATGCCCGCAAGCGGTTGGCCGAGCACGAGCTGTACGTGGCCGCCTTCTATGCGAAGCGGGAGCACTGGCCCGCCGTGGCGCAGCGTCTGGAGGGGCTGCTGAAGAACTACCCGGGCACGCAGTATGAGGAGCAGGCGCTCTTCGACCTCCACGACGCCTACTTGAAGATGAAGGACGCCACGCGCGCGCAGGAGACGCTGCGGCAGGTCGTCAAGCGCATGCCGGGCACGCCCGCCGCGGAGCGGGCCCAGCGTATGCTGGGGCCGTGA
- a CDS encoding regulatory protein RecX, with product MVPELEGPEAVNRATDACLRLLSVRARSRHELLLALERKGYAAPVRDAVLERLLALGYVDDERFAQERARALLERGKFGPRAVLQRLQAHGLAPEVARRAVGAASGEVEFDAEATARQVLTRRGLLGRTLDAKEVARAARLLTSRGFSPDVIRAVLGHPSLDPSGLDE from the coding sequence ATGGTTCCGGAGCTGGAGGGTCCCGAGGCTGTCAACCGCGCCACCGATGCGTGCCTGCGCCTGCTGTCGGTGCGCGCGCGCAGCCGGCACGAGTTGCTGCTGGCGCTGGAGCGCAAGGGCTACGCGGCGCCCGTGCGGGACGCGGTGCTCGAGCGCCTCCTCGCGCTGGGCTACGTGGACGACGAGCGCTTCGCCCAGGAGCGCGCCAGGGCCCTGCTGGAGCGGGGCAAGTTCGGGCCCCGGGCCGTGCTCCAGCGACTGCAGGCCCATGGGCTGGCGCCGGAGGTCGCGCGCCGGGCGGTGGGGGCCGCCAGCGGCGAGGTGGAGTTCGACGCGGAGGCCACCGCGCGGCAGGTGCTGACGCGGCGAGGGCTGCTCGGCCGCACCCTGGACGCGAAGGAGGTGGCTCGGGCCGCACGCCTCCTGACCAGCCGGGGTTTTTCGCCAGACGTCATCCGCGCCGTGTTGGGTCATCCTTCGCTGGACCCCTCGGGGCTGGACGAATAG
- a CDS encoding type IV pilus twitching motility protein PilT: protein MELNEILQIALRGGASDIHLKAGLPPMFRVDGSLVPLKDGRRLPPEEVARMAFGIMNEFQKEKFKVSNDLDLAYGVPGLGRFRVNVFQQRGTVGVVLRVIPFKVMTIKDLLLPSVLEKICGEERGLVLVTGTTGSGKSTTLAAMIDHINANETSHIMTIEDPIEFLIRDKRSLVNQREVGVDTMSFSQALKSALRQDPDVILVGEMRDHETIETALHAAETGHLVMSTLHTLDATETINRIVSAFPPHQQKQVRLQLSSVLRGVVSQRLVPRADGKGRVASVEVLRVTARVREMIEDKDRTKEIHDAIAQGTDTYGMQTFDQSLMGLVRQGLVTYEEAHRQASNPDDFALRFSGISGTSDSKWDNFDSKPGEARPIPGSAAFAQKGAPTAGAPVPTPVPTAPAAQAPRPGAPPVARPPAAAPGAPVARPPSAAASGAPVARPPAPVPAARPPTPAPAPAPAAGGDDDFQIERF, encoded by the coding sequence ATGGAACTCAACGAAATCCTCCAGATCGCCCTGCGCGGCGGCGCCTCCGACATCCACCTGAAGGCGGGCCTGCCGCCCATGTTCCGCGTGGATGGCTCGCTGGTGCCGCTCAAGGACGGGCGCCGTCTGCCGCCGGAAGAAGTCGCCCGGATGGCGTTCGGCATCATGAACGAGTTCCAGAAGGAGAAGTTCAAGGTCAGCAATGACCTGGACCTTGCCTATGGCGTGCCGGGGCTGGGGCGCTTCCGCGTCAACGTCTTCCAGCAGCGTGGCACGGTGGGCGTGGTGCTCCGAGTCATCCCGTTCAAGGTGATGACCATCAAGGACCTGCTGCTGCCCTCGGTGCTGGAGAAGATCTGCGGCGAGGAGCGCGGGCTGGTGCTGGTGACGGGCACCACGGGCTCGGGCAAGTCCACCACGCTGGCGGCGATGATCGATCACATCAACGCCAACGAAACCAGCCACATCATGACCATCGAGGACCCCATCGAGTTCCTCATCCGGGACAAGCGCTCGCTGGTGAATCAGCGCGAGGTCGGGGTGGACACGATGAGCTTCTCGCAGGCGCTGAAGAGCGCGCTGCGCCAGGACCCGGATGTCATCCTCGTGGGCGAAATGCGAGACCACGAGACCATCGAGACGGCGCTCCACGCGGCGGAGACGGGTCACCTCGTGATGTCCACCCTGCACACGCTGGACGCCACGGAGACCATCAACCGCATCGTCTCCGCCTTCCCGCCGCACCAGCAGAAGCAGGTGCGCCTGCAGCTCTCCAGCGTGCTCCGAGGCGTGGTGAGTCAGCGCCTCGTGCCGCGCGCGGACGGCAAGGGCCGCGTGGCGTCCGTGGAGGTGCTGCGTGTCACCGCGCGCGTGCGCGAGATGATCGAGGACAAGGACCGCACGAAGGAGATCCACGACGCCATCGCGCAGGGCACGGACACGTACGGGATGCAGACGTTCGATCAGTCCCTGATGGGCCTGGTGCGCCAGGGCCTCGTCACCTACGAGGAGGCCCACCGCCAGGCGAGCAACCCGGACGACTTCGCGCTGCGCTTCTCCGGCATCAGCGGCACGTCCGACTCCAAGTGGGACAACTTCGACTCGAAGCCCGGCGAGGCGCGGCCCATCCCCGGCTCCGCGGCCTTCGCGCAGAAGGGCGCGCCCACCGCGGGGGCGCCCGTGCCGACCCCTGTCCCCACGGCGCCCGCCGCGCAGGCCCCGCGCCCTGGAGCGCCGCCGGTGGCCCGTCCGCCCGCGGCAGCGCCAGGAGCCCCGGTGGCCCGTCCTCCGAGCGCGGCGGCCTCGGGTGCCCCGGTGGCGCGTCCTCCGGCTCCCGTGCCCGCCGCGCGTCCTCCCACGCCGGCGCCGGCTCCCGCGCCCGCCGCGGGAGGCGACGACGACTTCCAGATCGAACGCTTCTGA
- the rpsI gene encoding 30S ribosomal protein S9: MPVNPELGFYATGRRKEATARVWLRPGNGVVTINGRDINDYFGRETSKMVLNQPIEVLEQKGKLDVTVNVRGGGLSGQAGAIRHGIARALCAFNPEFRPALKKAGFLTRDARAVERKKYGQPGARRRFQFSKR; this comes from the coding sequence ATGCCTGTCAATCCTGAGCTCGGTTTCTATGCTACCGGCCGCCGCAAGGAGGCCACGGCCCGCGTGTGGCTCCGCCCCGGTAACGGCGTCGTCACCATCAACGGCCGCGACATCAACGACTACTTCGGTCGCGAGACCTCCAAGATGGTGCTCAACCAGCCCATCGAGGTCCTCGAGCAGAAGGGCAAGCTCGACGTCACGGTGAACGTGCGCGGCGGCGGTCTCTCCGGTCAGGCCGGAGCCATCCGTCACGGCATCGCGCGCGCGCTGTGCGCCTTCAACCCGGAGTTCCGTCCGGCGCTGAAGAAGGCCGGCTTCCTCACCCGCGATGCTCGCGCGGTCGAGCGTAAGAAGTACGGCCAGCCGGGCGCTCGTCGCCGGTTCCAGTTCTCCAAGCGCTAA